Proteins encoded together in one Oncorhynchus masou masou isolate Uvic2021 chromosome 3, UVic_Omas_1.1, whole genome shotgun sequence window:
- the LOC135513944 gene encoding THAP domain-containing protein 1-like isoform X2: protein MGGCSAPNCSNSTTIGKQLFRFPKEPIRKNKWLVNCRRNFVPTPHSRLCQDHFELSQFEEIARSPAGGKKLKPNAIPTLFSVQNPPYPITPQIVLPFKPEPERDLNVGDHGYARRQPTLGMEEDADELHKAEERPCTHCQPYKTLLEQEMQHTARLQKEAEEMKKRMFKLDRIERGLQTFLYEDQIRALTLTKRSRRAVWSHETVLKARKIRCAVGAKGYEFLRELGYPLPSYRTLCNRLEEKIMVTTAMGCDELAELGLGIISTCDSPERDGDNEEAFIGVMS, encoded by the exons ATGGGTGGGTGTTCCGCTCCAAATTGCTCAAACTCAACAACCATTGGGAAGCAACTATTTCGTTTTCCAAAAGAGCCTATACGCAAGAATAAATGGCTTGTAAACTGCCGGCGTAATTTTGTACCAACTCCACATTCCAGACTGTGCCAG GACCATTTTGAGCTGAGTCAGTTTGAAGAAATAGCCAGGTCGCCAGCAGGGGGAAAGAAGCTGAAACCAAACGCTATCCCCACTCTTTTCAGTGTGCAAAATCCACCTTATCCCATCACCCCACAGATAGTGCTACCTTTCAAACCAGAGCCAG AGAGAGATCTGAATGTGGGGGATCATGGCTATGCACGGCGGCAACCAACTCTGGGCATGGAGGAAGATGCTGATGAACTACACAAGGCAGAGGAACGTCCCTGCACCCATTGTCAACCTTACAAAACCCTGCTGGAACAAGAAATGCAACACACTGCCAGACTTCAGAAAGAG GCTGAGGAAATGAAGAAGAGGATGTTCAAACTGGACAGAATAGAGAGGGGCCTCCAGACATTTCTGTATGAAGACCAGATCcgtgccctgaccctgaccaagCGTTCCCGGAGAGCTGTGTGGTCCCACGAGACAGTGCTGAAGGCTCGTAAAATCCGATGTGCAGTCGGTGCCAAGGGTTATGAATTCCTCCGGGAGTTAGGCTACCCTTTGCCCTCTTATAGAACTTTATGCAACCGCCTGGAGGAAAAAATCATGGTGACGACAGCCATGGGCTGTGATGAGCTTGCAGAGCTTGGTCTAGGAATCATATCTACATGTGACAGTCCAGAGCGAGATGGGGACAATGAGGAGGCTTTCATTGGAGTGATGTCATGA
- the LOC135513944 gene encoding THAP domain-containing protein 1-like isoform X1 codes for MGGCSAPNCSNSTTIGKQLFRFPKEPIRKNKWLVNCRRNFVPTPHSRLCQDHFELSQFEEIARSPAGGKKLKPNAIPTLFSVQNPPYPITPQIVLPFKPEPVERDLNVGDHGYARRQPTLGMEEDADELHKAEERPCTHCQPYKTLLEQEMQHTARLQKEAEEMKKRMFKLDRIERGLQTFLYEDQIRALTLTKRSRRAVWSHETVLKARKIRCAVGAKGYEFLRELGYPLPSYRTLCNRLEEKIMVTTAMGCDELAELGLGIISTCDSPERDGDNEEAFIGVMS; via the exons ATGGGTGGGTGTTCCGCTCCAAATTGCTCAAACTCAACAACCATTGGGAAGCAACTATTTCGTTTTCCAAAAGAGCCTATACGCAAGAATAAATGGCTTGTAAACTGCCGGCGTAATTTTGTACCAACTCCACATTCCAGACTGTGCCAG GACCATTTTGAGCTGAGTCAGTTTGAAGAAATAGCCAGGTCGCCAGCAGGGGGAAAGAAGCTGAAACCAAACGCTATCCCCACTCTTTTCAGTGTGCAAAATCCACCTTATCCCATCACCCCACAGATAGTGCTACCTTTCAAACCAGAGCCAG TAGAGAGAGATCTGAATGTGGGGGATCATGGCTATGCACGGCGGCAACCAACTCTGGGCATGGAGGAAGATGCTGATGAACTACACAAGGCAGAGGAACGTCCCTGCACCCATTGTCAACCTTACAAAACCCTGCTGGAACAAGAAATGCAACACACTGCCAGACTTCAGAAAGAG GCTGAGGAAATGAAGAAGAGGATGTTCAAACTGGACAGAATAGAGAGGGGCCTCCAGACATTTCTGTATGAAGACCAGATCcgtgccctgaccctgaccaagCGTTCCCGGAGAGCTGTGTGGTCCCACGAGACAGTGCTGAAGGCTCGTAAAATCCGATGTGCAGTCGGTGCCAAGGGTTATGAATTCCTCCGGGAGTTAGGCTACCCTTTGCCCTCTTATAGAACTTTATGCAACCGCCTGGAGGAAAAAATCATGGTGACGACAGCCATGGGCTGTGATGAGCTTGCAGAGCTTGGTCTAGGAATCATATCTACATGTGACAGTCCAGAGCGAGATGGGGACAATGAGGAGGCTTTCATTGGAGTGATGTCATGA
- the toe1 gene encoding target of EGR1 protein 1, giving the protein MSSSMIVPVIDVQNDNFKELWPAMVLAIKTASFIALDTELSGLGSRKALLAECIEDRYKAICNAARTRSILSLGFACFKKLENKDDDTYLVQVYNLTLLCSEEYVIEPQSVQFLVQHGFDFNKQYAEGVPYLKGNDKGGDSHGINMRMLFVELLRARKPLVLHNGLIDMVFLYQCFYAHLPEKLGTFTADLSQMFPAGIYDTKYATEYELRFAASYLEYAYKKCKLDNSKSLEVGGNGHHLFLEFCKYSGDLSSYVDFRPCLAGSSPEGPLNVCQRFSAYGWCPNGSECPLSHDTDLIIQHDEKNKVEKKKKRKRKRKNSSQGNVDFEGASENKQAHMELKDGEQGLDQVIPDTEQVDGTPVQGSESGEKTITEKVEEGNGVAEPQAVSADEEIKTDKEKVEGNDMSEPQPLSTSDVAKKEKSKRKKLEGGSHRAGFDAFMTGYIFSYAATLTERVGEPPCSESWLPECLNKVYLSGKSVPMHIVKSTFSKSSKAHMHKMDIVWGKSFSSSVASKAEGTV; this is encoded by the exons ATGTCATCCTCCATGATAGTCCCTGTTATTGATGTGCAAAATGATAATTTCAAAGAACTGTGGCCTGCTATGGTCCTTGCAATCAAGACAGCCTCCTTCATTGCACTGGATACA GAATTGAGTGGTCTTGGAAGCAGAAAAGCTCTGCTGGCAGA ATGCATAGAGGACCGTTACAAAGCCATATGCAATGCAGCTCGCACCCGCTCCATTCTCTCCCTTGGGTTTGCTTGCTTTAAGAAGCTTGAAAACAAG GATGATGATACGTACCTTGTTCAGGTGTACAACCTGACGTTGCTCTGCAGTGAGGAGTATGTAATTGAACCACAATCTGTGCAGTTCCTGGTGCAACATGGATTTGACTTCAACAAACAATATGCTGAGGGTGTCCCTTATCTCAAGGGCAATGACAAG GGAGGGGATTCCCATGGAATAAACATGCGGATGCTGTTTGTGGAACTCCTGCGTGCTCGCAAGCCATTGGTTCTACACAATGGCTTGATTGACATGGTGTTCCTGTATCAGTGCTTCTATGCCCACCTGCCAGAGAAACTTGGCACTTTCACTGCTGACCTGTCCCAGATGTTCCCAGCTGGGATATATGACACCAAGTACGCCACAGAGTATGAGCTGCGCTTTGCTGCCTCTTACCTGGAGTATGCCTACAAGAAATG TAAATTGGACAACAGCAAGTCTCTTGAGGTTGGTGGTAATGGGCACCATCTGTTCCTGGAGTTCTGCAAATACTCAGGCGACCTGTCCAGCTATGTGGACTTCAGGCCCTGCCTGGCCGGGTCGAGCCCGGAGGGACCGCTGAATGTCTGCCAGCGTTTCTCT GCTTACGGTTGGTGCCCCAATGGGTCAGAGTGTCCCTTGTCACATGACACTGACCTCATCATCCAGCACGATGAAAAAAACAAGGTGGAAAAGAAAAAGAAACGGAAGAGGAAAAGAAAAAACTCTTCTCAGGGAAACGTGGACTTTGAAGGCGCCTCCGAGAATAAGCAGGCCCatatggagctgaaggatggagaGCAGGGCCTGGACCAGGTGATCCCTGACACAGAGCAGGTAGATGGGACTCCAGTACAGGGGTCAGAGAGCGGTGAGAAAACGATAACCGAGAAGGTAGAGGAAGGCAACGGAGTCGCAGAGCCACAGGCTGTGTCTGCAGATGAAGAAATTAAGACTGACAAAGAAAAGGTGGAAGGCAATGATATGTCAGAGCCACAGCCTCTGTCCACATCTGATGTGGCGAAGAAAGAAAAGTCCAAGAGGAAGAAGCTGGAAGGAGGTTCCCACCGGGCAGGGTTCGATGCATTCATGACCGGCTACATCTTCTCCTATGCCGccactctgacagagagagtaggTGAGCCACCGTGTTCAGAGTCCTGGCTCCCTGAGTGCCTGAACAAAGTTTACCTCAGTGGCAAATCTGTCCCGATGCATATTGTCAAGAGCACCTTCTCCAAGTCCTCCAAGGCTCACATGCACAAGATGGACATTGTGTGGGGGAAAAGCTTTTCTAGCAGTGTGGCTAGCAAAGCAGAGGGAACTGTATAA
- the LOC135513956 gene encoding dual specificity testis-specific protein kinase 2-like isoform X2, with the protein MKWMVRALNADWLKSVVYQNVYHRFMGVCVQEGQLHALTEYINGGNLEQLLDSNKPLSWAARIKLACEIANGLGYLHSKGIFHRDLTSKNCLIKSDENCYTAVVGDFGLAEKIPNYDGEGEKLAVVGSPFWMAPEVLRDEPYNEKADVFSYGIVLCEIIARIQADPDYLPRTENFGLDYHAFQHMVGDCPPDFLQLAFNCCNMDPKLRPTFPDLVKRLEEILCRLKAEESERERIPLCGDNDKKTIPKGDKVQGIKRLNPLDLEDKISPKSPRPRRNIWLSRSQSDIFSRKPIRKVNVHDPYYNPGPRAVPGARKINPFNAREDLCGGKIKFFDVPSKSVFSLMFDLHSPQDNVFSSGTQIHTGAHIHPGMWQETWFTGRQCRSLPASPQLALLDGCCPLSATVSKCDPAQLGQEVRQKVLSAWAGKYAVMEIPPYCGGKETKEEGNRVDESGSLSPMPSDRTEAMDCSSSQGSPEEDNVKDKHVCCPMQAQNGGPVKDSRDAVSEEMETEDQEGMQLQSNRYPTVTVSPATNQDHLNPIILVPCTAPHSSTELPSKCDII; encoded by the exons ATGAAGTggatggttcgagccctgaatgctgattggctgaaatccgtggtatatcagaacgtataccacag GttcatgggtgtgtgtgttcaggaagGCCAGCTCCATGCTCTGACTGAG TACATCAACGGTGGGAACCTGGAGCAGCTGTTGGACAGCAACAAGCCTCTGAGCTGGGCAGCCAGGATCAAGCTGGCCTGTGAGATCGCCAATGGCCTGGGCTACCTGCACTCCAAAGGCATCTTCCACCGGGACCTCACCTCCAAA AACTGCCTGATCAAGTCCGATGAGAACTGCTACACTGCAGTGGTTGGAGACTTTGGTCTCGCTGAGAAGATTCCCAACTATGA TGGTGAGGGGGAGAAGCTGGCTGTGGTGGGCTCTCCCTTCTGGATGGCCCCTGAGGTGCTGCGAGATGAACCCTACAATGAGAAG GCAGATGTGTTCTCCTACGGTATTGTCCTCTGTGAGATTATTGCCCGAATACAGGCCGACCCAGATTACCTTCCTCGCACTGAA AACTTTGGCCTGGATTATCATGCCTTCCAGCACATGGTAGGAGACTGTCCTCCTGACTTCCTGCAGCTGGCCTTCAACTGCTGCAAT ATGGACCCCAAGCTGCGACCCACGTTCCCTGATCTGGTAAAGAGGCTGGAGGAGATCCTGTGTCGGCTAAAGGCCGAGGAGTCTGAACGAGAGAGGATCCCCCTCTGTGGGGACAACGATAAGAAAACCATCCCTAAAG gtgACAAGGTCCAGGGGATTAAGAGGTTGAACCCGTTGGATCTGGAGGATAAGATCTCTCCCAAGTCACCTCGTCCTCGCCGCAATATCTGGCTGTCCCGCAGCCAGTCAGACATCTTCTCCCGCAAGCCTATCCGGAAAGTCAATGTCCACGACCCCTACTACAACCCGGGCCCCAGGGCTGTACCAGGGGCCCGCAAGATCAACCCCTTCAATGCCCGCGAGGACCTGTGCGGAGGCAAGATCAAGTTCTTCGACGTGCCCAGCAagtctgtgttctccctgatgTTCGACCTGCACTCTCCCCAGGATAATGTGTTCTCCTCTGGGACCCAGATCCACACTGGAGCCCACATCCACCCAGGTATGTGGCAGGAGACCTGGTTTACTGGCAGACAGTGCCGCTCTCTGCCCGCCTCCCCCCAGCTGGCCCTCTTGGATGGCTGCTGCCCCCTTTCTGCCACTGTCTCCAAGTGTGACCCGGCACAGCTGGGCCAAGAGGTCCGACAGAAGGTCCTCAGCGCCTGGGCCGGGAAATATGCTGTGATGGAGATCCCTCCATACTGTGGAGGGAAAGAAACAaaagaggaggggaacagagtaGATGAGAGcgggtctctctctcccatgcccAGTGACCGTACAGAAGCTATGGACTGCTCTAGCAGCCAAGGGAGTCCAGAGGAGGACAACGTCAAAGACAAACATGTCTGCTGCCCCATGCAGGCCCAGAATGGAGGCCCAGTGAAGGACAGTAGGGATGCTGTGTCTGAGGAGATGGAGACTGAAGACCAGGAGGGCATGCAGCTGCAGAGCAATCGCTATCCAACTGTTACTGTCAGCCCAGCCACAAACCAAGACCATCTGAATCCCATCATACTGGTGCCTTGTACGGCCCCACACTCCTCCACAGAACTGCCCTCTAAGTGTGACATCATCTAG